A single genomic interval of Shewanella halotolerans harbors:
- a CDS encoding flavocytochrome c encodes MHNRRNFLKLSAGAAIGGMAAALPSTSLAKECQAIKWDESHDVIIVGSGFAGLSAALNTKRQGIKSVLVLEKMQVIGGNSAINGGWLAIPKNPIQLAQGIEDDSPEELVKDQIISGRGMQNEAALRQIANRALDAYELCIGTGVKFRDSFNIQVGGHNKARAIRTQHGTGGDITTKLYEAGVREGVEYRLQHYIEDFIMDGQEIVGVKVRKNYHFPDITTGSTIYIKANKAVILANGGFARNMKLREVVDPSLDPTLDCTNALGATGEVTLTAMAHGALPVHMNLIQTGHWGSPDEGGFGWSNALLSIGWHQGAAISVLNGKRFMDERADRKTCSEAIMKNRYPDNSPAYPIVLFNYEKYKDDDRVVRALRDKMAWKLDSLDEIASKFNIPAAELKRTINEYNGHVSARKDPLFNRKMDTAEVLTGPFVVSRIWPKVHYCMGGLKTDLAARVIDGRSMSPIKKLYAIGEVTGGIHGEARLSSTSCLECLAMGIVVSETIKSDAQA; translated from the coding sequence ATGCACAACAGAAGAAATTTTTTAAAGCTTAGTGCGGGTGCTGCCATAGGTGGCATGGCCGCCGCGCTCCCCAGCACCAGCCTGGCCAAAGAGTGCCAAGCGATTAAATGGGACGAGTCTCATGATGTCATAATAGTCGGTTCAGGCTTCGCCGGACTCTCTGCCGCCCTCAACACCAAGCGTCAAGGTATTAAATCCGTATTGGTACTCGAGAAGATGCAGGTCATCGGCGGTAACTCGGCGATCAACGGCGGCTGGCTAGCCATTCCCAAGAATCCCATTCAACTGGCCCAGGGCATCGAAGATGACTCACCAGAAGAGCTGGTCAAAGATCAGATCATCTCGGGTCGCGGCATGCAAAATGAGGCGGCGCTGCGCCAGATCGCCAATAGAGCCTTAGATGCCTACGAGCTATGTATCGGCACGGGCGTAAAATTTCGCGACAGCTTTAACATTCAAGTCGGCGGCCATAACAAGGCCCGCGCCATACGCACTCAACACGGCACGGGTGGCGACATCACCACCAAGCTGTACGAGGCGGGTGTCAGAGAAGGGGTCGAATACCGTCTACAACATTACATCGAAGACTTCATCATGGACGGTCAAGAGATCGTCGGCGTCAAGGTGCGTAAGAACTACCACTTCCCCGACATCACCACAGGCAGCACGATTTACATCAAGGCTAACAAGGCGGTCATCCTGGCCAATGGTGGTTTCGCCCGTAACATGAAACTCAGGGAGGTGGTCGACCCTTCGCTGGACCCGACACTTGACTGCACCAATGCCCTTGGCGCCACCGGCGAGGTAACCCTCACCGCCATGGCACACGGCGCCCTGCCCGTGCACATGAACCTGATCCAGACGGGTCACTGGGGCTCCCCGGACGAGGGCGGATTTGGCTGGTCAAACGCCCTGCTCTCTATCGGCTGGCACCAGGGCGCGGCCATCAGCGTCCTCAATGGTAAGCGTTTCATGGACGAGCGTGCAGATCGCAAGACCTGCTCCGAAGCCATCATGAAGAACCGCTACCCAGACAACAGCCCAGCCTACCCAATAGTGTTGTTCAACTACGAGAAATACAAAGACGATGACCGTGTGGTGCGTGCGCTGCGCGACAAGATGGCCTGGAAACTAGACAGCCTCGATGAGATAGCCAGCAAGTTTAACATTCCAGCCGCCGAGCTAAAACGCACCATCAACGAATACAACGGCCACGTCAGCGCCCGTAAGGACCCGCTGTTCAACCGTAAGATGGACACGGCCGAAGTTCTCACCGGCCCCTTTGTGGTCTCTCGTATTTGGCCAAAAGTGCACTACTGCATGGGCGGTCTGAAGACCGATCTTGCCGCCAGGGTTATCGATGGCCGCTCCATGTCGCCCATCAAGAAGCTCTACGCCATAGGAGAGGTCACGGGTGGCATTCACGGCGAGGCCAGACTCAGCTCAACCTCTTGTCTCGAATGTTTGGCGATGGGAATCGTCGTCTCTGAAACCATCAAATCTGACGCGCAGGCTTAA
- a CDS encoding flavocytochrome c → MQTRRSFLKLGAGAAAAGALVPFATHASPSDIKWDEEHEIIIVGSGFAGLAAAVEAGKLGAKDVVVFEKLGVYGGNSTLNAGQACFANTDLQKKLGIEDSAELMVQDQLKSGRGYASEVLLRHSAELGPYIYQLTKDCGCIYRDHIINTGGTSATRSHQVVERSGSGFIRPMLKTARSYGVKTKIRHKFEGLITAKDGSVLGIKVRRGYHFGHEDSGELINVRALRGVLIATGGFGANVSFRQALDPNLGPEVGCTNARGATGDGLIAMLAEGAMPVHLSFIQSGPWASPDEGGFGYGAGFSLYNFPHSIAIDRSTGQRFMNETADRKTRADLEVQRRDKDGKPNPALLIAPKHEAQKDPSLENVLRYKVAWEFDSVEAIAKHFEVPLKPLKKQIEDWNTYVKAGEDPQFGKRMNMSTGIYLTPPFIVQRLWPKVHYCQGGIQINTKAEVIAAKTGKKIPGLYAAGEVSGGIHGVSRLGGCSTPECMAFGVTAARSMMKA, encoded by the coding sequence ATGCAAACAAGACGTTCGTTTTTAAAATTAGGTGCGGGAGCAGCTGCCGCTGGTGCACTCGTCCCCTTCGCTACTCATGCCAGCCCATCCGACATCAAGTGGGATGAGGAACATGAGATTATCATAGTGGGCTCAGGCTTTGCAGGTTTAGCCGCGGCGGTTGAAGCCGGCAAGCTTGGTGCTAAAGATGTCGTGGTATTCGAAAAACTGGGCGTATATGGCGGTAACAGCACCTTAAACGCCGGTCAAGCCTGCTTCGCCAATACAGACTTACAGAAAAAGCTCGGCATCGAAGATAGCGCCGAGCTGATGGTACAAGATCAACTCAAATCGGGACGAGGCTACGCCAGCGAAGTCTTGTTACGCCACAGCGCCGAGCTTGGCCCCTATATCTACCAGCTCACCAAGGATTGTGGTTGTATCTACCGCGACCACATCATCAATACGGGTGGAACCAGCGCCACCCGTAGTCATCAGGTCGTCGAACGCAGCGGTTCAGGCTTCATCCGGCCCATGCTCAAAACCGCTCGCAGCTATGGTGTAAAAACCAAGATACGTCATAAATTTGAAGGTCTTATCACGGCTAAAGATGGTTCGGTACTCGGTATTAAGGTGCGTAGAGGCTACCACTTCGGCCATGAAGACTCAGGCGAACTGATCAATGTTCGCGCCCTGCGAGGCGTGTTGATCGCAACGGGAGGCTTTGGTGCGAATGTCAGCTTCCGTCAGGCGCTTGACCCCAATCTTGGCCCTGAAGTTGGCTGTACCAATGCTCGCGGCGCCACCGGCGATGGCCTGATTGCCATGCTGGCCGAAGGAGCCATGCCTGTCCACTTGAGCTTCATTCAGTCTGGTCCCTGGGCCTCTCCCGACGAAGGCGGATTCGGCTATGGCGCCGGCTTCTCTCTCTACAACTTCCCTCACTCTATCGCAATTGACAGGTCTACCGGTCAGCGTTTCATGAACGAAACGGCCGATCGCAAGACCCGTGCGGATCTTGAGGTACAGCGCCGCGATAAAGATGGCAAACCAAATCCAGCGTTATTGATTGCGCCTAAACACGAAGCGCAAAAAGACCCTTCTCTGGAAAATGTACTGCGCTACAAGGTCGCGTGGGAGTTCGACAGCGTCGAGGCCATCGCCAAGCATTTCGAAGTGCCTCTAAAGCCACTGAAAAAGCAAATTGAAGACTGGAATACCTACGTCAAGGCCGGTGAGGACCCTCAATTTGGCAAACGTATGAACATGAGTACGGGTATCTACCTCACTCCTCCGTTCATCGTGCAGCGCTTATGGCCCAAGGTGCACTACTGTCAGGGCGGTATTCAAATCAACACCAAGGCCGAGGTGATCGCCGCTAAGACAGGTAAGAAGATCCCGGGTCTTTACGCCGCCGGTGAAGTATCGGGCGGAATTCACGGCGTTAGCCGCTTAGGGGGCTGTTCCACACCAGAATGCATGGCGTTCGGCGTAACCGCTGCGCGTTCAATGATGAAAGCATAA
- a CDS encoding cupin domain-containing protein, with protein sequence MKKLLISSAILMTGCAVAADKPADKPWHNEKPTLSTINAPTKTLPMVCKQEQAMAYLKELQSGEKDIFSVKSNDHGGKGANDSGWLTWTIADPDTLIPCPEGGASATEVGMCWKELNDEPTVIGLVRVAPGTAIPHYHREMECYYNLSGEGLTWAQERMQPFQPGDYIEIPSKAMHYTPNTYDDQDLIYMYWFPLDGKFSTFKYQWPKDVGPGETLMFDFIPYTNSHAVRSGKGGYGWDVIQSSKK encoded by the coding sequence ATGAAAAAACTACTGATCAGCTCAGCAATATTGATGACCGGCTGCGCCGTTGCTGCCGATAAGCCAGCCGACAAGCCTTGGCACAATGAGAAACCGACCCTATCGACCATCAATGCGCCAACCAAGACTCTGCCTATGGTGTGCAAACAAGAGCAGGCGATGGCTTACCTTAAAGAGTTACAGAGTGGCGAGAAGGACATCTTCTCGGTCAAGTCGAACGATCATGGCGGTAAGGGTGCCAATGACTCAGGCTGGTTGACCTGGACGATTGCCGATCCCGACACGCTGATCCCCTGTCCGGAAGGCGGCGCCAGTGCCACCGAGGTTGGCATGTGCTGGAAAGAGCTCAACGACGAACCGACAGTTATCGGTCTGGTACGAGTCGCCCCTGGTACCGCCATTCCTCACTACCACAGAGAGATGGAGTGCTACTACAACCTTAGCGGTGAAGGTCTGACCTGGGCACAAGAGAGAATGCAGCCTTTCCAACCCGGGGACTATATCGAGATCCCGAGTAAAGCGATGCACTACACACCAAACACCTATGATGATCAGGATCTGATCTACATGTACTGGTTCCCGCTCGATGGTAAGTTCTCTACCTTTAAATATCAGTGGCCAAAAGATGTTGGCCCAGGTGAAACCTTGATGTTTGACTTCATCCCTTACACCAATTCACACGCCGTGCGCTCGGGTAAAGGCGGTTATGGTTGGGATGTCATTCAATCTTCTAAGAAGTAA
- a CDS encoding TetR/AcrR family transcriptional regulator: MKCPTETLPMMRCNQILDAAERLIESQGIVSFKFSQLAKEVGCSTGTLYKFFERKEDVLVCLFLRSATSNHLPIFIDKHPELSELEKVLLPVLFTFETISRSKSFFTLRSVSVNTMVWQLASDEKVERFKKRINAFWGWFTNSLHAAVEQGELQATPLQIKELVQGLTFYLTGSLTQFESQLIAPEYLSNRRETCYRHLAKLMGQYKWNQALTPELFDSLEARTKAFFDQHYRDHMTCAACSALSGVNLKDRPACVRQAYQ, from the coding sequence ATGAAATGTCCCACTGAAACCTTGCCCATGATGCGTTGCAATCAGATATTGGATGCCGCCGAGCGGCTCATCGAGTCTCAGGGGATCGTCTCGTTCAAGTTCTCTCAGTTGGCCAAAGAGGTGGGGTGTTCCACCGGGACCCTGTATAAGTTTTTCGAGCGTAAAGAAGATGTGTTGGTGTGTTTGTTTTTACGCAGCGCCACCTCGAATCATCTGCCGATTTTTATCGATAAGCATCCGGAGCTGAGCGAGTTGGAGAAAGTGCTCCTGCCTGTATTGTTCACCTTCGAAACCATCAGCCGCAGCAAGAGTTTCTTCACCCTACGTTCGGTCTCGGTTAACACCATGGTGTGGCAGCTGGCCAGCGATGAGAAAGTGGAGCGCTTTAAGAAACGCATCAACGCCTTCTGGGGCTGGTTTACCAACTCGCTCCATGCAGCCGTGGAGCAGGGAGAGTTACAGGCCACACCGCTACAGATCAAAGAGTTGGTGCAGGGGCTAACCTTCTATCTAACCGGTTCATTGACTCAGTTTGAGAGTCAATTAATCGCGCCCGAGTATCTGTCTAACCGGCGAGAAACCTGTTACCGCCATCTGGCCAAGTTGATGGGGCAGTACAAGTGGAACCAAGCATTAACCCCTGAGCTGTTCGATAGTCTCGAGGCGAGAACCAAGGCATTTTTTGACCAACATTACCGCGACCATATGACCTGCGCGGCCTGCAGTGCCCTATCTGGCGTAAATCTGAAAGATCGCCCTGCCTGCGTCAGACAGGCTTATCAATAA
- a CDS encoding cytochrome c3 family protein, protein MNKINLLLLLALTSCLTLSAHARDKRDYHDMVYDSGCKTCHDQGAKRFPSDQACLQCHDMSELAEQTKREGHDAKQNPHDSMHYGQEAPCMECHGEHTPKQAICMDCHNFDYPKFKH, encoded by the coding sequence ATGAATAAGATCAACCTATTACTTTTGCTGGCATTGACTAGCTGTCTCACCCTTTCGGCACATGCGAGAGACAAGCGTGACTACCATGACATGGTCTACGACTCCGGCTGTAAGACCTGTCATGACCAAGGCGCCAAACGTTTTCCCTCGGATCAGGCCTGCCTACAGTGTCACGACATGAGTGAGTTGGCGGAGCAGACCAAACGCGAAGGCCATGACGCCAAACAGAATCCACATGACAGCATGCACTATGGCCAAGAGGCTCCCTGCATGGAGTGTCACGGAGAGCACACGCCTAAACAGGCAATCTGCATGGACTGTCATAACTTCGACTACCCCAAATTCAAACACTAA
- a CDS encoding DUF3299 domain-containing protein has product MNKYILIFGLLLSGNIFADEPQAILWNSLAPGPAKLPAEININQALDGKRVVIPGFVIPLDALDGQTRDFLLSPRQGACIHRPPPGPNQLIHVTFERPVALPEIEQPVYISGRLSVRSEKNAFAQTGYFIQGDEAIPYPVKVAPAESIHSH; this is encoded by the coding sequence ATGAATAAATACATCTTAATCTTCGGCTTACTACTTAGCGGCAATATTTTTGCCGATGAACCGCAGGCGATTCTCTGGAATAGCTTGGCCCCCGGGCCGGCTAAGCTTCCGGCTGAAATCAACATAAACCAGGCACTCGATGGTAAACGTGTGGTCATTCCCGGCTTCGTCATCCCATTGGATGCACTCGACGGACAAACACGGGACTTTCTCTTGTCGCCGCGACAGGGCGCCTGTATCCACAGACCACCACCGGGCCCTAATCAGTTGATTCACGTTACGTTTGAGCGACCCGTAGCACTTCCAGAAATTGAGCAACCTGTCTACATCTCCGGCAGACTCTCGGTGCGGTCAGAAAAGAATGCCTTCGCACAAACGGGTTACTTCATTCAGGGCGATGAAGCCATTCCCTATCCGGTCAAAGTCGCCCCAGCGGAATCAATTCATTCCCACTAA
- a CDS encoding outer membrane beta-barrel protein yields the protein MTKKTLAVAAVITAALSAPTMAADWFIGGGIGSQENNYKAEITEAVDPGFSKGTFKDSDSDMIYELRGGVYLNDNNRVYGTYSYNSDDFAKQQSFLMSYDYLVGLDANNKFNWFIGATAGVNHTSPDTDMLESKNTFVWGGQTGFMYKINDSLSTEIGYRYLKQDYEKGFASDAGDKASFSLDDSQQVYLSVDYRF from the coding sequence ATGACTAAGAAGACATTAGCAGTAGCCGCAGTCATCACCGCAGCATTGTCAGCGCCAACTATGGCAGCAGATTGGTTCATCGGTGGCGGTATCGGTTCACAAGAGAACAACTACAAGGCAGAGATCACCGAAGCGGTCGATCCTGGCTTCAGCAAGGGCACCTTCAAAGATTCAGATAGCGACATGATCTATGAGCTACGTGGCGGTGTTTACCTCAATGACAACAACCGCGTATACGGTACTTACTCTTACAACTCAGATGACTTCGCTAAGCAGCAGAGCTTCTTGATGTCTTACGACTACCTGGTTGGCCTGGATGCAAACAACAAGTTCAACTGGTTCATCGGTGCGACAGCTGGTGTAAACCACACGAGCCCAGACACAGACATGCTGGAATCTAAAAACACCTTCGTATGGGGTGGTCAAACAGGTTTCATGTACAAGATCAACGATAGCCTGAGCACAGAGATCGGCTACCGTTACCTGAAGCAAGACTATGAGAAAGGCTTCGCGTCAGACGCTGGCGACAAGGCATCTTTCTCACTGGATGACAGCCAACAGGTTTACCTGTCTGTAGACTACCGCTTCTAA
- a CDS encoding esterase/lipase family protein, which produces MKLVFVHGWSVTSTQTYGELPQALLKLAPEALALDIQHIYLGRYISFNDAVTLEDLSIAFEAARRAELGDEPFSVITHSTGGPLMRYWLCRYYKETESAPLQHLIMLAPANHGSALAQLGKSRVSRLKAWFDGVEPGQRVLDWLELGSDGQHQLNLSWQQKDWLGAGVYPFVLTGETIDGALYDYMNSYTGEVGSDGVVRVCAANMNFVYAKLAQQAGLQCESFDGECAETLSLTQLSQAVDPCVLGIVPKASHSNRKMGIMNSVTQRNAANKPVVADILDCLRVKDRQGYRKLREQMAVKSEASRKPRRYCMLVVRVFDNLGHRVTDFDFYLLAGDEYHASKLPRAMVLDKQRNSVNGNVITFYLDANKLSKIRAGKLGLKLIPRPDEGFCHYKSAEFRCEPEQLTQLFGADQTLMLDIQLERYIAPNTFSFAKIGDPEDFKGISPD; this is translated from the coding sequence ATGAAATTGGTGTTTGTACATGGATGGAGTGTCACCAGTACCCAGACCTATGGCGAGTTGCCCCAGGCGCTGCTTAAGCTGGCCCCCGAGGCCTTGGCCCTGGATATTCAGCACATCTATTTAGGGCGCTATATCAGCTTCAACGACGCGGTGACGCTTGAGGATCTCAGCATCGCCTTCGAGGCCGCCCGCCGCGCCGAACTGGGCGATGAGCCTTTCTCTGTGATAACGCACTCCACAGGTGGCCCCCTGATGCGCTACTGGCTGTGTCGCTATTACAAAGAGACTGAATCGGCGCCGCTGCAGCATCTGATAATGCTGGCGCCTGCCAATCACGGCTCGGCCTTGGCGCAGCTGGGTAAATCCAGGGTGAGCCGACTCAAAGCCTGGTTCGATGGTGTCGAGCCGGGTCAGCGCGTGCTGGATTGGTTGGAGCTGGGCAGCGACGGACAGCACCAACTCAACTTAAGCTGGCAGCAAAAGGATTGGTTAGGCGCCGGCGTCTATCCCTTCGTGCTCACCGGAGAAACCATAGACGGTGCGCTTTACGACTATATGAACAGTTACACCGGCGAAGTAGGCTCCGACGGTGTGGTGCGGGTGTGCGCCGCCAACATGAACTTTGTCTACGCCAAGCTGGCGCAGCAAGCTGGGCTTCAGTGTGAGAGCTTCGATGGTGAGTGTGCTGAGACTCTATCATTGACCCAATTGAGTCAGGCAGTTGATCCCTGCGTTCTCGGCATAGTGCCAAAGGCGAGTCATAGCAATCGCAAGATGGGGATCATGAACTCAGTGACCCAGAGAAATGCCGCTAACAAGCCTGTGGTCGCCGATATTCTCGATTGTCTGAGGGTAAAAGATCGCCAGGGGTATCGTAAGCTGAGAGAACAGATGGCGGTCAAGTCCGAGGCAAGTCGTAAACCACGCCGTTACTGCATGCTGGTGGTGCGGGTGTTCGATAATCTGGGTCACAGGGTGACCGACTTTGACTTTTATCTGTTGGCGGGTGATGAGTATCACGCCTCGAAGTTACCCCGCGCCATGGTGCTGGATAAGCAGCGCAACAGCGTCAACGGCAACGTGATCACCTTCTACCTGGATGCCAACAAGCTTTCCAAGATACGTGCGGGTAAGCTGGGGCTTAAACTGATCCCCAGGCCAGACGAGGGCTTTTGCCATTACAAGAGCGCCGAGTTTCGCTGCGAGCCTGAGCAGTTAACCCAGCTGTTTGGCGCCGACCAGACCCTGATGCTGGATATTCAGCTCGAGCGCTATATCGCCCCCAATACCTTCAGCTTCGCCAAGATTGGCGACCCGGAGGATTTCAAAGGGATCTCCCCAGACTAG
- a CDS encoding cupin domain-containing protein: protein MMKLKMLLGVAALASTTAVAQGPQCNHAQLPFQQMTPVPYDSTPYSPQDTMPEQCSNPEVEAYIADWEAGKIDFTTIQANDSIAADQRFCKTLDDDGNISEVKDCDRTKSPVGYIWKELSDSPVVIGITDGGKSDHAPHFHGQPECYYVVNGEGQTLADNQFKKLGTGQYFYIPGATIHNTPIMSEKGLGVIYWYPNNAHFDGFKYYWRKDVKNLRVAEEAFDRVDAIRKRDLNLGPYGTNEAFFKK from the coding sequence ATGATGAAACTAAAAATGCTCTTAGGTGTTGCCGCACTGGCTTCAACCACAGCCGTGGCTCAAGGCCCGCAATGCAATCATGCACAGCTGCCATTTCAGCAGATGACGCCAGTGCCTTACGACAGCACACCTTACTCACCACAGGACACTATGCCTGAGCAGTGCAGTAACCCTGAAGTTGAGGCCTATATTGCGGATTGGGAAGCGGGCAAGATCGACTTCACCACCATCCAGGCCAACGACAGCATCGCCGCCGATCAGCGCTTCTGTAAGACCCTGGATGACGATGGCAATATTTCGGAAGTCAAAGACTGTGATCGTACTAAGTCACCCGTTGGTTACATCTGGAAAGAGCTATCTGACAGCCCTGTGGTGATTGGTATTACCGATGGTGGCAAGTCAGACCATGCACCTCACTTCCACGGTCAACCTGAATGTTACTACGTGGTCAACGGCGAGGGACAAACCCTGGCGGACAACCAATTTAAGAAGCTGGGTACTGGCCAATACTTCTACATTCCGGGTGCCACCATCCACAACACGCCTATCATGTCTGAAAAAGGCCTGGGCGTGATCTATTGGTATCCGAACAACGCCCACTTCGACGGCTTTAAATACTACTGGCGTAAAGACGTGAAAAACCTACGCGTTGCCGAAGAAGCCTTCGACCGCGTAGATGCCATCCGTAAACGCGACCTAAACTTAGGCCCCTACGGCACCAACGAAGCCTTCTTCAAGAAGTAA
- a CDS encoding TetR/AcrR family transcriptional regulator yields the protein MRCPRDDFEALRCNQLLDEAEKLIDNQGVVSFRFAQIAKQAGCSTNTLYKYFESKEDVLVCLFLRNTTSTRIPVFIDENPDFDIYQRAVLPLLFTFEMVRRSSIFNILRLVSINSMFWQLASSEKIDVLRHRVNLFWSCIRQPIDAAVAAGELQATEVEVKELVQSLYFFLAGATSSCESRLMDEYYLTPDNETQYRHISHLMNRYRWKRPITKEMMQEMTRRISLFLDKGQGKVRSCQTCLAVGKCHHCGELAYQE from the coding sequence ATGCGCTGTCCCAGAGATGATTTTGAGGCGTTAAGGTGTAATCAGTTACTAGATGAAGCTGAAAAGTTAATTGATAATCAAGGTGTTGTTTCGTTCAGATTTGCGCAGATCGCTAAGCAGGCGGGTTGCTCAACGAATACACTTTATAAGTATTTTGAATCAAAAGAAGATGTATTAGTTTGTCTTTTCTTAAGAAATACCACATCAACCAGAATACCTGTGTTTATCGATGAAAATCCTGATTTTGATATTTATCAGCGCGCGGTGCTTCCCTTGTTATTTACCTTTGAAATGGTTCGAAGAAGCTCAATATTTAATATATTAAGGTTGGTTTCGATAAATAGTATGTTTTGGCAGCTCGCAAGTTCAGAAAAAATAGATGTTCTTAGGCATAGAGTGAATCTGTTTTGGAGCTGTATCAGGCAACCTATAGATGCCGCCGTTGCCGCAGGAGAACTGCAGGCGACAGAGGTGGAAGTTAAAGAGTTGGTGCAGTCCCTGTACTTTTTCTTAGCGGGGGCGACATCTTCTTGCGAGAGCAGGTTAATGGATGAGTATTATCTGACACCGGACAATGAGACACAGTATCGTCATATAAGCCATCTGATGAATCGATATCGTTGGAAGCGGCCCATTACTAAAGAGATGATGCAGGAGATGACTCGGCGCATTAGCCTTTTTCTCGATAAGGGGCAGGGAAAGGTTCGTTCCTGTCAGACCTGTCTTGCAGTTGGTAAGTGTCATCACTGTGGCGAGTTAGCATACCAAGAGTAA
- a CDS encoding cytochrome c3 family protein, with protein MNKFIVTLLLGLALSSGVYAGELVKMKGKTQGRTNHEFIYQDGCQGCHQGSGKKNATDSACVECHGEINSIPVDESMLAIPEAHPHKSLHYNQGASCLACHGEHEKKAPVCAECHRTWFGEM; from the coding sequence ATGAACAAATTTATTGTAACCCTCCTACTCGGGCTAGCACTCTCTTCGGGCGTCTACGCGGGCGAGCTCGTCAAGATGAAGGGCAAGACCCAGGGACGCACCAACCACGAGTTTATCTATCAGGATGGCTGCCAAGGCTGTCATCAGGGTTCGGGCAAGAAGAACGCCACCGACAGCGCCTGCGTCGAGTGTCATGGCGAGATCAACAGCATCCCAGTAGACGAAAGCATGCTGGCCATCCCAGAGGCCCATCCACATAAGTCTCTGCACTATAACCAAGGCGCGAGCTGCCTGGCCTGTCATGGCGAGCATGAGAAGAAGGCTCCGGTGTGCGCAGAGTGCCACCGCACCTGGTTTGGTGAGATGTAA
- a CDS encoding DUF1223 domain-containing protein, which yields MSKVALLFMLSLLAHLAFAAQTLTQFHKRSGEQQPLVVELFTSQGCSSCPPMERWLSGFKQETGLWNYYFPLAFHVTYWNYLGWKDPFAKRAFSQRQYDYLNHKGISQVYTPQLVINGREWRPGRQALLPDESDKRALVGRLSLTITGQEFMASFDSRLPSNQGLTLHLALLGSGLTTRVGRGENRGKHLVEDFVVLSHRRYSALASQPLNDQALLEQVSVEQGSAKQALVGPALAGQNWDKQTVTFSGSIEPLAKADNTPKRLAWVAWIEQEHIPLQAVGDWLLVEEAN from the coding sequence TCGCCCTCTTGTTCATGTTGAGCCTGTTGGCTCATCTCGCTTTTGCGGCTCAGACGCTGACGCAGTTTCATAAGCGCAGTGGTGAGCAGCAACCGCTTGTGGTCGAGCTGTTTACCTCTCAAGGCTGTAGCAGCTGTCCGCCCATGGAGCGATGGCTCTCGGGATTTAAACAAGAGACCGGCCTTTGGAACTATTATTTCCCGCTGGCTTTTCATGTGACCTACTGGAACTACCTCGGCTGGAAAGATCCCTTCGCTAAACGCGCCTTCAGTCAACGCCAGTATGATTACCTCAATCATAAGGGCATTTCCCAGGTCTATACGCCGCAGCTGGTGATCAATGGCCGCGAGTGGCGCCCGGGCCGGCAGGCGCTGCTGCCCGATGAGTCCGATAAGCGAGCGTTAGTGGGCAGATTAAGCCTGACCATAACGGGGCAAGAGTTCATGGCCAGCTTCGACAGCCGGTTGCCCAGCAATCAAGGGCTCACCCTGCACCTTGCCCTGCTGGGTAGCGGGCTGACGACTCGAGTGGGTAGGGGAGAGAACCGAGGCAAACACCTGGTGGAAGACTTCGTGGTCTTGAGCCACAGGCGTTATTCGGCGTTAGCTAGCCAGCCCCTAAATGACCAGGCCTTGCTTGAACAGGTTTCAGTTGAACAGGGCTCGGCTAAACAGGCTTTGGTTGGACCGGCTTTGGCTGGACAGAATTGGGATAAACAGACCGTCACCTTTAGCGGGAGCATTGAGCCGCTCGCTAAGGCGGATAATACGCCTAAGCGTTTGGCCTGGGTGGCCTGGATCGAACAAGAGCATATTCCCTTGCAGGCCGTGGGCGATTGGCTGCTGGTCGAGGAAGCTAATTGA